The following is a genomic window from Longimicrobiales bacterium.
GATGGCCGAGGCCGATGCGGTGAAAGGCGGGGATGACGTCGAGCACCTCGTCGACATTCAGGTCGCCGCCGGTGCCGTAGCGTTCGCGCAGCACGGGCGCGATCGCGCGGTACCAGCGTTCGAGCACGTCGCCCTTGCGCGGATCGTTCGGATCGAAGTCGATACCGCTCTTGGCACCGCCGATCGGCGGGCCGGAGATGGAGAACTTGAGCTCCATCGCCTTGGCGAGGTACGTGACCTCGCGCGCAGTCACGCCGGCCCGCATGCGCGTGCCGCCGCCGGCAGCGCCGCCGCGCAGCGAGTTGATCACGAGCCAGGCACGCGCGCCGGTCTCCGCATCGTTCCAGGTGATCGTCAGCTCGGGTGGGGTGCGCAGCCAGGCGGCGTAGCGTTGCCAGGGGGAGAGATGCGGGCGGGCGACGGCACGGTGCGCCGCCGCCCGGGTATACGCGCCGTCCGCACCACGGGGCGTGAGCGCGCTGCTCATGCACGCACCCTGACCGCTTCGACGAACACGTCCATCACGCCGCCGCATACGGCCTGGCTCCACGTGTCGATCGCGTCCAGCAGCTCGACGCGCACCAGGCGCGGCTGCCCGTGCTCCACGACTTCCCGCGCCACCTCGATCACGTCCGCCTCACCACAACCACCGCCAATGGTCCCGACGAGTCCGTGCTCCGGGTCGATCAGCATGCGACTGCCTGCGTGACGCGGCACGGAGCCCCTGGTGCGAACGACAGTCGCGAGTGCGACGCAGCGTCCCTCGCGCGCGGCGCGCAGCGCGGCCTCATAGACCTTCCCATCAGGCATGTGCTTCTCCGGGGTGTGCTTCTTCGGCGCTGAGGAGTCGATCGAGTACGCGCTCGCGCGCCGCCAGCGCCGGCGCATGCGTCGCCTGGTGCCGCACCGCGACGAGCTCCGCCGCGATGCTGACGGCAATCTCCGCCGGCGTCTCGGCGTGGATGTCGAGGCCGATCGGCGCGTGCAGTGACGCGAGCTCCTCGCGCGGGATGCCTGCATCGACGAGTGCCTGGAACGCTGCGCGGATGCGGCGGCGACTGCCGATCATCCCGATATAGCGGGGCCGCACCGGCTGCGCCAGCAGCAGCCGCAGGCAGTCGAAATCCCAGCGGTGGCCGCGCGTCACGAGCGCGACATACGTGCGGTCATCGATCCGGACGCCGGCAAACGGGTCTGCTGCAAAATCGGCGCGCCGTACGGTGACGTCCGGTGTGAAACGCTCCTCGGTCGCGAACGCCTCGCGGTCGTCCAGCACCAGCACGCGAAAGCCGAGCTCAACGCCGATCAGTGCAAGCGGCACGGAGATGTGTCCCGCACCGACCACGATCAGCCGCTCGGGTGCGCGATGCGCCTCGAAGAAGAGCTGCGCATCACCGTTGGCTCCGCCCACCGTCTCGTATGCGACACCCCCACGCGCGAGCAGTGCGCGCGCAAGCTCCGTCGCACGCGCATCGATCGATGCGTCGCCGAGAGTGCCGCGGATGCCGCCGTCCGCATCCAGCAGCAGCCGCTCACCCGGCATGCCCACACCGCCGATGTTGGTCACGACGACGACCGCGGGCCCGCCGTCCAGCGCCCGCGCAATCGCTTCCAGCGCTTCGGTGATCGGCAGCGGTGCATTCATGCGGTTTCGCGGTCGGATGCGCGCGGCTGGCCACCACTGCCACGCAGGCGCTGGTACTCCTCGGGCGTGTCGATGTCGACCAGGATGCCGGGATCGGTGACGGACACAAGCTCGACGTGATGGCCATGTTGCAGGATGATGCCGCTGAGACCCTCCGGGTGCTGCGTCTCGAGCACGGCGTCGTAGAAGGGGCGTCGCAGGATCACGGGATGTCCCCCGATGCCGTTGTACATGGGGAGCACGACCGGCAGCGTGGTGTGCGCCGCGGCCGCCGCCAGGGACTGCACCGTCGCCGACGAGACGAGCGGGCAGTCAACGGGCAGGACGGCGGCCGCGGTCGAGTCGTCCGGCAGCGCACGCAGGCCGAGTCGTACAGAATCGATCTGCTCGGAGGCGGGATCCGCATTGCGAACGAGCACGGCGCCAAGCGCCGCAACCGCCTCGTGCAGCTCGGGCAGCTCTGCCGCGACCACGTACACCTCGCGGCAGCCGCCCTCGCGCAGCACGCGGACCGTGCGGTCGATGAACCGCTCGCCCTCCACCTCCAGCAGCGCCTTGGGCTGCCCCATCCGGCGCGCCGCACCCGCGGCGAGGACCAGGCCATCGGGAGCCCCGGCGTTCTGAAGCGTCATCCTCTCTCCTTCGGCACGACGTCGTGCCATCCATCATCGTAGCCCGGGAAGCCGGCCCGTTCAACGCCGTGCAACGCCCGCGCCGCAATCCTCGTTGCCCTGCACGAGCGCTCCACGTTACGTTTAGCCGCGGCAGATCATGCAAGAAATCATCGCCCTCGACATCAACGGCGAACGCCGCGAGGCGGCCGTTCCGACCCACTTCACCCTGCTCGAAGCCCTCCGCTACGTGTTCGGCATGACCGGATCGAAGCAGGGTTGTGACAAGGGCGACTGTGGTGCGTGCACCGTACTGCTCGACGGCCAGCCGGTGCTCTCCTGCATCACTCCCGTGTTCGAGGCCGTGGACCGCAAGGTCCTCACCGTCGAGGGTCTCGCCGAGGCCGGCGGCCTGAACCCGCTCCAGGATGCGTTCGAAGTGACGGGCGGCGCCCAGTGCGGCTTCTGCACACCGGGCGTGCTCATGAGCGCCTGGGCCCTGCTCCAGCAGAACGACGCCCCTACCCGCCAGGAGATCCGCGACGCCCTCGCCGGCAACCTGTGCCGGTGCACGGGCTATACGAAGATCTATGAGGCGGTGGAGATGGCGGGGCAGCGGATGAGGGAGGGTGGGCCGTCGGGGCCGTTGGGGCCGTCGGGGCCGTAGGGGCCGTCCAGGGCCGTCTGGGCCGTCAGGGAGCGCGGCCCTGAAGGAAAATGCTCGTTTTTTCACCAATTCGTGATCCATCGTAGGGCACGATTGCCCGAATCAAACCATATCGCGGAGGACATGTATGCGGCGCGTGGTCATTGCGGCCGTGCTTGGGTTCCTGCTGGTGATGCCGGCAGATGCGAGTGCGCAGCTGGGTGGGCTGGGACGACGGCTGAAGCAGAAGGCGCAGGAGAAGGTGGAGGACCGGATCGAGCAGCGGGCGGACCAGGCGATGGAGCGGGCGCTGAACTCGGTGGAGTGTGCGGCGACGGACCAGGCGTGCATCGATGCGGCGGCGGCGGAGGGGAAGCAGCCGGTGGATCCGGAGGGGAACCGTCTGTCGACGGGCAAGCCGGGGCAGGGTGCGTGGACGAACTACGATTTCAAGCCGGGCGAGCGGATCCTGTACGCGGATGATTTCCGCGGTGACAACGTCGGCGACTTTCCGCGCCGGCTGGAGTTCAACGGCGGGCAGGTCGAGATCGTGGAGTGGAACAACGGTCGCTGGCTGAGCAGTGGCAACGACGGCAAGTTCTTCATCAACCTGCCGGAGCCGCTGCCGGAGCGGTTCACGATGGAGTTCGACCTGGCGGGTGGCGGCAACGGCATGACGCTGGTATTCGACGGCAACGACTACTACAACTCGACGGCGAACATCGACATCAACGCGCACAGCGGCTACCTGAAGGCGGACCCGATCCGGGCGGAGGGTACGCTGGGCGTGGACACCAACGAGCAGCCGGTCCACATCGCGATCCAGGTGGACGGCCAGCACGTGAAGATGTACGCGGACGAGAAGCGCGTGTTCAACGCGCCCAACGTGAACATCGGCCGTGGCAGCCGCATCCACGTCAACCTGAACGGCTGGAGCGACGAGAGCCCGCGCATGATCGCGAACCTGCGGATCGCGGCGGGTGGTCGTGAGCTGTATGACGCGCTGTCGGCGGAGGGCCGGGTGGCGACGCAGGGCATCCTGTTCGACACCGGCTCGGACCGGATCCGTCCCGAGTCGACGCCCACGCTGAAGGAGATCGGCGAGATGCTGAAGGCGCACGCGGATCTCACGCTGCTGATCGAGGGGCACACCGACAACGTCGGCAGTGCGGATGCGAACCAGTCGCTGAGCGAGAAGCGGGCGGCGGCGGTGCGGCAGTACCTGATCGACAGCCACGGCATCGATGCTGCGCGGCTGACGTCGCAGGGATTCGGCGCGAGCAGGCCGGCGGCGTCCAACGACACGGTCGAGGGTCGTCAGCAGAACCGTCGCGTGGAGCTGGTCAAGCAGTAGGAGCAGGAGGAGGTCCATGAGGCCGGAGGATCTTCGCGGGCGGCAGGCGTCGAGCGCACTGACTGATGAGCAAGTGCGCGCGCTGCTGGAGTCACGGCGCGCTGCAGGCGACGTCGAGCGTGGCGCGTCCGTGGCGTCGCCGCAGGGTGGCGGCGTCATCGGTGCGCGCATGCGCAAGGTCGATGGCGCGGGCAAGGTGACGGGCACGACCGTCTACACGGACGACATCGTGCTGCCCGGCATGCTGCACGCGAAGATCCTCCGCTCCCCCCATCCGCACGCGCGCATCGTCTCGATCGACACCACTGCTGCCGAAGCGCTGCCCGGCGTGCATGCGGTGGTGACCGGTGCCGAGATGCCGACGCCGTACGGCATCATCCCGTGGACGCGCGACGAGACGGCGCTGTGCGTGGATCGCGTGCGCTACATCGGCGACGGCGTCGCGGCGGTCGCGGCAGTCAACGAGGAGACGGCGAACGCGGCGCTGCGGAAGATCCGCGTCGAGTACGAGCTGCTGGAGCCGGTGCTCGAGCCCGAGGACGCGCTGAAGCCGGGTGCGCCGCAGATCCACGAGGCGTCAAAACCCGGCCGCAACGGCAACATCACCAAGATGGTGAAGCTCGAGTTCGGCGCGGTGGACGACGCGCTCGCCTCGAGCGACGTCGTGATCGAGGGTGACTACTTCTTCGAGGGCACGACGCACACGCCGATCGAGCCGCACTGCGCGGTCGGCTGGTACGACGCCACCGGCAAGTTGACCGTGTGGAGCGCGACGCAGGTGCCGCACTACCTGCAGCGCGAGCTGGCGCGCGTGCTGGAGCTGGACGTCGCGCGCATCCGCGTGGTGCAGCCCGCGGTGGGGGGCGCGTTCGGCGGCAAGAGCGAGCCGTTCGACCTCGAGTTCGTCGTCGCGAAGCTGAGCATGAAGACCGGCCGTCCGGTCAAGCTGCTGTACACGCGCGAGGAAGTGTTCTACGCGCACCGGGGCCGCCACCCGATGAAGATGCGCTACCGCGTCGGCGCTTCGCAGGACGGCAGGATCGAGGCGGTGGACGGCAGGCTGCTGCTGGACGGCGGCGCGTACGCGTCGTTCGGCCTGGTGACCGCGTACTACGCGGGCCAGCTCCTGACCGCGCCATACCGGTTCGGCACGTACCGCTTCGACGCAACGCGCGTCTACACCAACAAGCCAGCCTGCGGCCCCAAGCGCGGGCATGGCAGTGTTCAGCCGCGCTTCGCGTTCGAGGTGCAGCTCGACAAGGTCGCGGAAGCGATCGGCCTGGACCCGATCGAGCTGCGCAGGCGCAACTTCATCGGCGAGCACACGCGCACGATCAACGAGCTGCGCGTCACGTCCAACGGCTTCCTGCAGTGCCTGGAAGCGGTGGAGCGTGCGAGCGACTGGCGGGCCAAGCATCGCCGCATGCCGTACGGTCGCGGCGTCGGCGTCGCGGGCTCGTGCTACATCAGCGGCACCAACTACCCGATCTACCCGAACGACATGCCGCAGGCGGCCGTGCAGATGCAGGTCGAGCGCTCCGGTCGTGTCACCGTGTTGACCGGTGCCAGTGAGATCGGCCAGGGCAGCAACTCCATGGTCGCATACATCGCGGCGGAGGAGCTGGGTGTGCCGCTGGAGTACGTGCGTGTCTACGCAACGGATAGCGACCTCACTCCCGTCGATCTCGGCGCCTACAGCTCGCGCGAAACGTTCATGGTCGGCAATGCTGCACTGCAGGCGGCGCAGCGGCTGCGCGCACTGGTCGTCGACGCCGTTGCCACCGCGTGGGAGATCGATCCGCGGCGCGTACTCCTCGCCGGCGGCTGGGCGCTGGACACCGGCAGTGAATGGAGTGCGTCGTCAGATGGCGATGTACGCGCAGCTGCGAACGCATCGAACGGTGGTGGTGGCGCCAGCGCTGACGGAGTGCGTCGCATGCCGATCTCCGAGGCGTTCAACCTGGCCGAGGCGAGGCACGGCACGCTTGCGAGCGTCGGTCATTACAACACGCCCAAGGACGTGCACGGCAGCTACCGCGGCGGCACGATCGGCGCTTCACCCGCGTACTCGTTCACGGCGCACGTGGCCGAGGTCGAGGTCGATCCCGAGACCGGCTTCGTGAACGTGCAACGCATCTGGATCGCGCACGACTGCGGCCGAGCGCTCAACCCCGTGCTGGTCGAAGGGCAGATCGAGGGCTCGGCGTACATGGGCTTCGCGGAAGCGCTCATGGAGCAGCAGA
Proteins encoded in this region:
- a CDS encoding XdhC family protein, with protein sequence MPDGKVYEAALRAAREGRCVALATVVRTRGSVPRHAGSRMLIDPEHGLVGTIGGGCGEADVIEVAREVVEHGQPRLVRVELLDAIDTWSQAVCGGVMDVFVEAVRVRA
- a CDS encoding XdhC/CoxI family protein, whose translation is MNAPLPITEALEAIARALDGGPAVVVVTNIGGVGMPGERLLLDADGGIRGTLGDASIDARATELARALLARGGVAYETVGGANGDAQLFFEAHRAPERLIVVGAGHISVPLALIGVELGFRVLVLDDREAFATEERFTPDVTVRRADFAADPFAGVRIDDRTYVALVTRGHRWDFDCLRLLLAQPVRPRYIGMIGSRRRIRAAFQALVDAGIPREELASLHAPIGLDIHAETPAEIAVSIAAELVAVRHQATHAPALAARERVLDRLLSAEEAHPGEAHA
- a CDS encoding nucleotidyltransferase family protein — protein: MTLQNAGAPDGLVLAAGAARRMGQPKALLEVEGERFIDRTVRVLREGGCREVYVVAAELPELHEAVAALGAVLVRNADPASEQIDSVRLGLRALPDDSTAAAVLPVDCPLVSSATVQSLAAAAAHTTLPVVLPMYNGIGGHPVILRRPFYDAVLETQHPEGLSGIILQHGHHVELVSVTDPGILVDIDTPEEYQRLRGSGGQPRASDRETA
- a CDS encoding (2Fe-2S)-binding protein, translating into MQEIIALDINGERREAAVPTHFTLLEALRYVFGMTGSKQGCDKGDCGACTVLLDGQPVLSCITPVFEAVDRKVLTVEGLAEAGGLNPLQDAFEVTGGAQCGFCTPGVLMSAWALLQQNDAPTRQEIRDALAGNLCRCTGYTKIYEAVEMAGQRMREGGPSGPLGPSGP
- a CDS encoding OmpA family protein codes for the protein MRRVVIAAVLGFLLVMPADASAQLGGLGRRLKQKAQEKVEDRIEQRADQAMERALNSVECAATDQACIDAAAAEGKQPVDPEGNRLSTGKPGQGAWTNYDFKPGERILYADDFRGDNVGDFPRRLEFNGGQVEIVEWNNGRWLSSGNDGKFFINLPEPLPERFTMEFDLAGGGNGMTLVFDGNDYYNSTANIDINAHSGYLKADPIRAEGTLGVDTNEQPVHIAIQVDGQHVKMYADEKRVFNAPNVNIGRGSRIHVNLNGWSDESPRMIANLRIAAGGRELYDALSAEGRVATQGILFDTGSDRIRPESTPTLKEIGEMLKAHADLTLLIEGHTDNVGSADANQSLSEKRAAAVRQYLIDSHGIDAARLTSQGFGASRPAASNDTVEGRQQNRRVELVKQ
- a CDS encoding molybdopterin cofactor-binding domain-containing protein; translated protein: MRPEDLRGRQASSALTDEQVRALLESRRAAGDVERGASVASPQGGGVIGARMRKVDGAGKVTGTTVYTDDIVLPGMLHAKILRSPHPHARIVSIDTTAAEALPGVHAVVTGAEMPTPYGIIPWTRDETALCVDRVRYIGDGVAAVAAVNEETANAALRKIRVEYELLEPVLEPEDALKPGAPQIHEASKPGRNGNITKMVKLEFGAVDDALASSDVVIEGDYFFEGTTHTPIEPHCAVGWYDATGKLTVWSATQVPHYLQRELARVLELDVARIRVVQPAVGGAFGGKSEPFDLEFVVAKLSMKTGRPVKLLYTREEVFYAHRGRHPMKMRYRVGASQDGRIEAVDGRLLLDGGAYASFGLVTAYYAGQLLTAPYRFGTYRFDATRVYTNKPACGPKRGHGSVQPRFAFEVQLDKVAEAIGLDPIELRRRNFIGEHTRTINELRVTSNGFLQCLEAVERASDWRAKHRRMPYGRGVGVAGSCYISGTNYPIYPNDMPQAAVQMQVERSGRVTVLTGASEIGQGSNSMVAYIAAEELGVPLEYVRVYATDSDLTPVDLGAYSSRETFMVGNAALQAAQRLRALVVDAVATAWEIDPRRVLLAGGWALDTGSEWSASSDGDVRAAANASNGGGGASADGVRRMPISEAFNLAEARHGTLASVGHYNTPKDVHGSYRGGTIGASPAYSFTAHVAEVEVDPETGFVNVQRIWIAHDCGRALNPVLVEGQIEGSAYMGFAEALMEQQIFKDAEHGRAGLHNAPSLLDYRIPTSLDTPELTALIVESLDPEGPYGAKEAGEGPLHPSIPAIANAIYDAVGVRMDTMPFSPPRVWRALNTSSARDTWQRARSTPALARAAT